Proteins from a single region of Hordeum vulgare subsp. vulgare chromosome 6H, MorexV3_pseudomolecules_assembly, whole genome shotgun sequence:
- the LOC123402451 gene encoding uncharacterized protein LOC123402451 isoform X1 yields the protein MASPPCPPSPLARVRLDDVAPHDGAAAPGYARAVAALAASLARRGAAVLELPAADAAVVRCALESARAFFRGRHAAYLYRAGRTLEDGELSPACMADAFRCLGKAARAALCAIARHLRLRTDVFNQLLDDTPLPVNEISSSELLVSYSHEQLQSGQALMGCPSRSSMPQVDRGFVMLVASDCPGIEVCDPNGHWYIADGVSGPNNLLLLTGRALNHVTAGLCPISHYRVTNENRASLTFRLVPHANAILDCSPILAAGHCIRQVYQPIPASQFMDDSCAEEHAVSSHLDEPSESQGNFVSDPSLRSVLSDPLSGSFLEDAMVLQCGHSFGGLMLKKVIEMARCTICNGEVDPSSLFPNLALRAVATVVKMEDDRRLFHNAALRKRRKDVTEHTDVPKRTGSSKDNNELALDAGSPVAFKGVQYPFVVGERVLIMGNKRTPDKFVGKEAVITSQCLNGWYLVKALDSGESTRLQYRSLKKVSELQLQTQARLQPLAFLGGR from the exons ATGGCAAGTCCTCCTTGCCCGCCGTCGCCGCTCGCCAGGGTGCGGCTCGACGACGTGGCGCCCCACGACGGCGCGGCCGCCCCGGGCTACGCgcgcgccgtcgccgccctcgccgcctcGCTCGCCCGCCGCGGCGCCGCCGTGCTCGAGCTCCCCGCGGCGGACGCGGCCGTCGTCCGCTGCGCCCTCGAGTCCGCCCGCGCCTTCTTCCGCGGCCGCCACGCCGCCTACCTCTACCGCGCCGGGAG GACTTTGGAAGATGGAGAGTTGTCCCCTGCTTGCATGGCTGATGCTTTCAGATGTTTGGGCAAAGCAGCCCGGGCCGCCCTCTGTGCAATAGCACGGCACCTGCGCCTGCGTACCGA TGTATTCAACCAATTACTTGATGATACTCCACTGCCGGTTAACGAGATCTCCTCATCTGAGTTGCTGGTGTCATATTCTCACGAACAGCTCCAAAGTGGTCAGGCACTCATGGGATGTCCCAGCAGGTCCTCAATGCCTCAAGTTGATAGGGGATTTGTAATGCTAGTTGCTTCCGATTGTCCAGGAATTGAG GTTTGTGACCCAAATGGCCATTGGTACATAGCTGATGGGGTTTCAGGCCCAAATAATCTATTGCTTCTGACTGGAAGGGCCCTAAATCATGTTACTGCTGGTCTCTGCCCAATTTCCCACTACAGGGTCACCAATGAGAATAG GGCATCACTCACCTTTAGGTTGGTGCCTCATGCCAACGCCATATTGGATTGCTCTCCAATTTTAGCTGCTGGGCATTGCATACGACAGGTGTACCAACCCATACCTGCAAGCCAATTTATGGATGATTCCTGTGCCGAAGAACATGCTGTTTCCAGTCACTTGGATGAACCTTCT GAATCTCAGGGCAACTTTGTTAGTGACCCATCACTGAGAAGTGTCCTGTCAGACCCTCTGTC TGGGTCATTTCTTGAAGATGCCATGGTTCTCCAATGTGGGCACTCATTTGGTGGCCTCATGCTGAAGAAAGtcattgaaatg GCTAGGTGCACCATTTGCAATGGAGAAGTTGACCCATCCTCTTTGTTCCCTAATCTCG CTTTGAGAGCAGTAGCCacggtggtgaagatggaggATGATAGGAGACTGTTTCATAACGCTGCTCTTCGGAAGCGCAGGAAAGATGTGACCGAGCATACAGATGTGCCAAAGCGGACTGGGAGTAGCAAA GACAACAATGAGCTTGCTCTGGATGCTGGAAGCCCGGTGGCATTCAAGGGAGTGCAGTACCCTTTTGTAGTGGGCGAGAGGGTCCTGATCATG GGGAACAAAAGGACGCCCGATAAATTCGTCGGGAAGGAGGCAGTCATCACTTCGCAGTGTCTGAATGGCTG GTATCTTGTGAAGGCGCTCGACAGCGGAGAGAGTACGCGGCTGCAGTACCGGTCACTGAAGAAAGTGTCGGAGCTGCAACTACAGACGCAAGCGAGGCTGCAGCCCCTGGCATTTCTCGGAGGCAGATGA
- the LOC123402451 gene encoding uncharacterized protein LOC123402451 isoform X2 — protein sequence MASPPCPPSPLARVRLDDVAPHDGAAAPGYARAVAALAASLARRGAAVLELPAADAAVVRCALESARAFFRGRHAAYLYRAGRTLEDGELSPACMADAFRCLGKAARAALCAIARHLRLRTDVFNQLLDDTPLPVNEISSSELLVSYSHEQLQSGQALMGCPSRSSMPQVDRGFVMLVASDCPGIEVCDPNGHWYIADGVSGPNNLLLLTGRALNHVTAGLCPISHYRVTNENRASLTFRLVPHANAILDCSPILAAGHCIRQVYQPIPASQFMDDSCAEEHAVSSHLDEPSESQGNFVSDPSLRSVLSDPLSGSFLEDAMVLQCGHSFGGLMLKKVIEMARCTICNGEVDPSSLFPNLALRAVATVVKMEDDRRLFHNAALRKRRKDVTEHTDVPKRTGSSKVTTMSLLWMLEARWHSRECSTLL from the exons ATGGCAAGTCCTCCTTGCCCGCCGTCGCCGCTCGCCAGGGTGCGGCTCGACGACGTGGCGCCCCACGACGGCGCGGCCGCCCCGGGCTACGCgcgcgccgtcgccgccctcgccgcctcGCTCGCCCGCCGCGGCGCCGCCGTGCTCGAGCTCCCCGCGGCGGACGCGGCCGTCGTCCGCTGCGCCCTCGAGTCCGCCCGCGCCTTCTTCCGCGGCCGCCACGCCGCCTACCTCTACCGCGCCGGGAG GACTTTGGAAGATGGAGAGTTGTCCCCTGCTTGCATGGCTGATGCTTTCAGATGTTTGGGCAAAGCAGCCCGGGCCGCCCTCTGTGCAATAGCACGGCACCTGCGCCTGCGTACCGA TGTATTCAACCAATTACTTGATGATACTCCACTGCCGGTTAACGAGATCTCCTCATCTGAGTTGCTGGTGTCATATTCTCACGAACAGCTCCAAAGTGGTCAGGCACTCATGGGATGTCCCAGCAGGTCCTCAATGCCTCAAGTTGATAGGGGATTTGTAATGCTAGTTGCTTCCGATTGTCCAGGAATTGAG GTTTGTGACCCAAATGGCCATTGGTACATAGCTGATGGGGTTTCAGGCCCAAATAATCTATTGCTTCTGACTGGAAGGGCCCTAAATCATGTTACTGCTGGTCTCTGCCCAATTTCCCACTACAGGGTCACCAATGAGAATAG GGCATCACTCACCTTTAGGTTGGTGCCTCATGCCAACGCCATATTGGATTGCTCTCCAATTTTAGCTGCTGGGCATTGCATACGACAGGTGTACCAACCCATACCTGCAAGCCAATTTATGGATGATTCCTGTGCCGAAGAACATGCTGTTTCCAGTCACTTGGATGAACCTTCT GAATCTCAGGGCAACTTTGTTAGTGACCCATCACTGAGAAGTGTCCTGTCAGACCCTCTGTC TGGGTCATTTCTTGAAGATGCCATGGTTCTCCAATGTGGGCACTCATTTGGTGGCCTCATGCTGAAGAAAGtcattgaaatg GCTAGGTGCACCATTTGCAATGGAGAAGTTGACCCATCCTCTTTGTTCCCTAATCTCG CTTTGAGAGCAGTAGCCacggtggtgaagatggaggATGATAGGAGACTGTTTCATAACGCTGCTCTTCGGAAGCGCAGGAAAGATGTGACCGAGCATACAGATGTGCCAAAGCGGACTGGGAGTAGCAAAGT GACAACAATGAGCTTGCTCTGGATGCTGGAAGCCCGGTGGCATTCAAGGGAGTGCAGTACCCTTTTGTAG